The Epilithonimonas zeae genome contains a region encoding:
- the amaB gene encoding L-piperidine-6-carboxylate dehydrogenase, protein MSSISILENLKRLGISTENNGTSTGLEFFSSGQNIDSFSPVDGNKIASVKTSDAGDYEKVVTKAQEAYREFRQVPSPKRGDLVRQFGNKLREYKDDLGKLVSYEMGKSLQEGLGEVQEMIDICDFAVGLSRQLHGYTMHSERPGHRMYEQYHPLGIVGVISAFNFPVAVWSWNAALAWICGNVVIWKPSEKTPLCAIACQNIFAEVTRENGLPEGISSLVIADHEIGDKLVNDKRIALVSFTGSTRVGRIVGKNVAERFGKSILELGGNNAIIITENADLNMSIIGAVFGAVGTAGQRCTSTRRLIIHESVYDEVKNRLVKAYGQLKIGNPLDETNHVGPLIDKSAVKQYQDSIEKCKSEGGNFIVEGGVLEGDNYNSGCYVKPCIAEVENGYEIVQHETFAPILYLIKYKTLEEAIAIQNDVPQGLSSAIMTQNLREAELFLSNGGSDCGIANVNIGTSGAEIGGAFGGEKETGGGRESGSDVWKYYMRRQTNTINYTSSLPLAQGIKFDLD, encoded by the coding sequence ATGTCCTCGATTTCAATATTAGAAAACCTGAAAAGATTAGGCATTTCAACAGAAAACAATGGTACTTCTACCGGATTAGAATTTTTCTCATCTGGGCAAAATATAGACAGTTTCTCTCCGGTTGACGGAAATAAGATTGCTTCTGTAAAAACTTCCGATGCTGGTGACTACGAAAAAGTAGTAACGAAAGCGCAGGAAGCTTACAGAGAATTCAGACAAGTTCCTTCGCCAAAACGTGGCGATTTGGTTCGACAATTTGGAAATAAACTAAGAGAATACAAAGACGACCTAGGTAAATTGGTTTCTTATGAGATGGGGAAATCTTTGCAGGAAGGTCTTGGCGAAGTTCAGGAAATGATTGATATCTGTGACTTTGCAGTTGGATTATCGCGCCAGCTTCACGGTTACACAATGCATTCCGAAAGACCAGGTCATAGGATGTACGAGCAATATCATCCATTGGGGATTGTAGGTGTAATTTCCGCATTCAATTTTCCGGTTGCAGTTTGGAGCTGGAACGCTGCTTTAGCTTGGATTTGTGGAAACGTTGTTATTTGGAAACCATCAGAAAAAACACCACTTTGTGCGATCGCTTGCCAAAATATTTTCGCTGAGGTTACAAGAGAAAATGGACTTCCGGAAGGGATTTCTAGTCTTGTAATTGCTGACCATGAAATTGGAGACAAATTAGTCAATGATAAGAGAATTGCTTTGGTCTCTTTCACAGGTTCTACAAGAGTTGGAAGAATTGTAGGAAAAAATGTAGCAGAACGTTTCGGAAAATCGATTCTGGAATTGGGTGGAAATAATGCCATCATCATTACAGAAAATGCCGACCTTAATATGTCAATCATCGGTGCCGTTTTCGGTGCCGTTGGAACGGCTGGACAAAGATGTACTTCTACAAGACGTTTGATTATCCACGAATCTGTTTATGATGAAGTTAAAAATCGTTTGGTAAAAGCTTACGGACAATTGAAAATCGGAAATCCTTTGGATGAAACTAATCACGTTGGTCCATTGATTGACAAATCAGCGGTTAAACAATATCAAGATTCTATCGAGAAATGTAAGTCTGAAGGCGGAAACTTCATCGTAGAAGGTGGCGTTTTGGAAGGCGATAATTACAATTCTGGTTGCTACGTAAAACCTTGTATCGCTGAGGTTGAGAACGGTTACGAAATTGTTCAGCACGAGACATTTGCGCCAATTCTTTATTTGATTAAATACAAAACATTAGAAGAAGCAATTGCTATCCAAAATGATGTCCCGCAAGGTTTGAGTTCTGCAATAATGACACAAAATCTTCGCGAAGCAGAATTGTTCCTTTCAAACGGAGGTTCAGATTGTGGCATTGCGAACGTCAATATTGGAACTTCAGGCGCTGAAATAGGTGGCGCTTTTGGTGGCGAAAAAGAAACCGGCGGCGGAAGAGAATCTGGTTCCGATGTCTGGAAATATTATATGAGAAGACAAACCAATACGATTAATTATACGAGCAGTTTGCCTTTGGCTCAAGGAATCAAATTTGATTTAGATTAG
- the lat gene encoding L-lysine 6-transaminase, with protein sequence MNTIVHENKVKETLGKHILADGFDFVMDFEKSHGSYIVDRLTGKEYLDMFSMFASASVGYNHPYILEKANWLGRLATYKPTLSDVYLQEYADFMEVFSRVAIPKELPYCFFVEGGALAVENALKTAFDWKTRKNWQKNIDKEAGMVIHFKQSFHGRSGYTLSLTNTSDPRKHQYFPKFDWPRITNPKLNFPITEDNLEETIKHEQLALLHIQEAILTNPDQVACIIIEPIQAEGGDNHFRNEFFTELRKICDENEILLILDEVQTGIGMTGKMWAFQHLDIIPDVITFGKKTQVCGILANKEKLDEVEHHVFVESSRINSTFGGNFIDMLRFQLVLEIIENENLIENSKIVGEFLLDGLKKLAQKFPENISAARGKGLMCAFDLKDGESREWLRSKLYDEGIIILTCGDQSLRFRPHLNVTKEEIQIILDKINSIFENLI encoded by the coding sequence ATGAACACAATTGTACACGAAAATAAAGTAAAAGAAACCCTCGGAAAACACATCCTTGCAGACGGTTTCGATTTTGTAATGGATTTTGAAAAATCCCACGGTTCCTACATCGTTGACCGTTTGACGGGCAAAGAATATCTTGATATGTTCTCTATGTTCGCATCGGCTTCCGTAGGTTACAATCATCCATACATTTTGGAAAAAGCAAATTGGCTGGGAAGATTAGCAACTTATAAACCAACGCTTAGCGACGTTTATTTGCAGGAATATGCAGATTTTATGGAAGTTTTTTCCAGAGTCGCGATTCCGAAGGAATTACCTTATTGCTTTTTCGTAGAAGGCGGTGCTTTGGCTGTGGAAAATGCTTTGAAGACAGCTTTCGACTGGAAAACCAGAAAGAACTGGCAGAAGAATATTGATAAAGAAGCCGGAATGGTTATCCATTTTAAGCAATCCTTCCACGGAAGAAGCGGTTATACATTGTCTTTGACCAATACTTCTGACCCGAGAAAACACCAGTATTTCCCCAAATTCGATTGGCCAAGAATTACGAATCCAAAACTGAATTTCCCAATTACAGAAGATAATCTGGAGGAAACAATCAAGCACGAGCAATTGGCTCTATTGCATATTCAAGAAGCGATTCTGACAAATCCGGATCAAGTGGCTTGTATTATCATCGAACCAATCCAGGCAGAAGGCGGTGACAATCATTTCAGAAACGAGTTCTTTACTGAATTAAGAAAAATCTGCGATGAAAACGAGATTCTTCTTATCCTTGATGAAGTTCAAACAGGAATTGGAATGACGGGGAAAATGTGGGCTTTCCAGCATCTTGATATTATTCCGGATGTCATTACTTTCGGTAAGAAAACTCAGGTTTGTGGAATTCTAGCCAATAAGGAAAAATTGGATGAAGTAGAACATCACGTTTTCGTAGAAAGTTCCAGAATCAATTCTACATTTGGAGGGAATTTTATTGATATGCTTCGTTTTCAATTAGTTTTAGAAATTATTGAAAATGAAAATCTGATTGAAAATTCTAAAATTGTAGGTGAATTTTTATTAGATGGATTGAAAAAATTAGCGCAGAAATTTCCTGAAAATATTTCTGCTGCAAGAGGAAAAGGTTTAATGTGCGCATTTGATCTAAAAGATGGGGAGTCCAGAGAATGGTTGAGAAGCAAACTTTATGACGAAGGAATTATCATTTTAACTTGTGGTGACCAGTCGCTTAGATTCCGTCCACATCTGAATGTAACAAAAGAAGAAATCCAAATTATTTTAGATAAAATTAATTCAATATTTGAGAATTTAATATAA
- a CDS encoding putative signal transducing protein — MDATTRVAVYESNSPQEIQLIKFRLEDAGIKCDVENSYLSFLSTPTATNTFIKVDIKDEKKAFDIIDEYLKSNQN; from the coding sequence ATGGATGCAACAACAAGAGTGGCTGTTTACGAAAGTAATAGCCCACAGGAGATTCAGCTAATAAAATTTAGGCTGGAAGATGCAGGAATAAAATGTGATGTAGAGAACTCTTATCTTAGTTTTTTATCTACTCCCACTGCAACCAACACTTTTATTAAAGTCGATATCAAAGACGAAAAAAAAGCATTTGATATCATCGATGAGTATTTAAAATCAAATCAAAATTGA
- a CDS encoding C40 family peptidase: MKKSVLVIIFSIILVSCGASKSTKKYSYKKPATSKSTSLKKLNSNYSGSVSGTRSSVLDNAENYLGTPYKYAGNTKAGFDCSGLVCKVFDENKIQMPRRSSDQAKQGKLINVSEARPGDLLFFATAGGSAVTHVGIVHDILNNGEVTFIHASTSKGVIISSLNEAYWNKAFLFARSVL, translated from the coding sequence ATGAAAAAATCTGTACTGGTAATTATATTTTCAATTATTCTGGTTTCTTGTGGTGCTTCTAAGTCTACAAAAAAATATTCTTACAAAAAGCCAGCAACATCAAAATCTACAAGCCTTAAAAAATTAAATTCCAATTATTCTGGTTCAGTTTCTGGAACAAGATCGTCTGTTTTGGATAATGCAGAAAATTATTTGGGGACACCTTACAAGTATGCTGGAAATACAAAGGCAGGTTTTGATTGCTCAGGTCTGGTTTGTAAAGTGTTTGACGAAAATAAAATTCAAATGCCCAGACGCTCATCTGATCAGGCAAAACAAGGGAAATTAATCAATGTTTCTGAAGCAAGACCCGGCGATCTTTTGTTTTTTGCAACAGCTGGCGGATCTGCTGTGACACACGTTGGAATTGTTCACGATATTTTGAATAATGGGGAGGTGACTTTTATTCATGCCTCAACTTCAAAAGGAGTTATTATTTCATCCCTCAACGAAGCTTATTGGAACAAAGCTTTTCTTTTTGCGAGAAGTGTGCTTTAG
- a CDS encoding 2,3,4,5-tetrahydropyridine-2,6-dicarboxylate N-succinyltransferase, producing MSLQEKIEKAWDNRDLLKEEEYQNAVREVVAKLDAGELRTAEPTENGWQINEWVKKGVVMYFPIQTMETIEVGPFEFHDKIPLKKNYAEKGVRVVPHAIARHGSFVASGVIMMPSYVNIGAYVDSGTMVDTWATVGSCAQIGKNVHLSGGVGIGGVLEPLQAAPVIIEDDAFIGSRCIVVEGVRVGKEAVLGANVCLTMSTKIIDVTGPEPIETKGYVPERSVVIPGSYTKKFPAGEYQVPCALIIGKRKESTDKKTSLNDALRENNVAV from the coding sequence ATGTCTTTACAGGAAAAAATCGAAAAAGCTTGGGATAACCGTGACCTTTTGAAAGAAGAAGAATATCAGAATGCCGTAAGAGAAGTTGTTGCGAAATTAGATGCAGGAGAATTACGTACCGCTGAACCAACTGAAAACGGCTGGCAAATCAACGAGTGGGTAAAAAAAGGTGTGGTGATGTATTTCCCAATCCAAACAATGGAAACCATAGAAGTTGGTCCATTCGAATTTCACGATAAAATTCCTTTGAAGAAAAATTATGCTGAGAAAGGTGTAAGAGTGGTTCCACATGCAATCGCAAGACACGGAAGTTTTGTTGCAAGTGGCGTGATTATGATGCCTTCTTATGTTAATATCGGTGCTTATGTAGATTCCGGAACAATGGTAGATACGTGGGCAACTGTAGGAAGCTGTGCACAAATTGGCAAAAATGTTCACTTGAGTGGCGGTGTAGGAATTGGCGGTGTTTTGGAACCTTTGCAAGCAGCTCCGGTAATTATAGAAGATGATGCGTTCATCGGTTCACGTTGTATCGTGGTAGAAGGTGTTCGTGTTGGTAAAGAAGCTGTTTTAGGAGCGAATGTTTGTTTGACAATGTCCACCAAAATTATCGACGTTACAGGACCTGAGCCAATCGAAACGAAAGGTTATGTACCAGAACGATCAGTTGTGATCCCTGGAAGTTATACGAAGAAATTTCCTGCAGGAGAATACCAGGTTCCTTGCGCATTGATCATCGGAAAAAGAAAAGAATCGACAGACAAGAAAACCTCTCTTAATGATGCTTTGAGAGAAAATAATGTAGCAGTTTAA
- a CDS encoding glycosyltransferase family 87 protein, with amino-acid sequence MKQKFLKLISDYRIIFVIYIIVAALTAYSKYKRGTGGYNNYLIFKNVFYNTLQERNIFSQYPDLFFDSNHYGVFFSLLIAPFAMMPDGFGAVLWNVAGTLVFLYAIYKLPFSDRKKSFFAWLCLQEFITAATYFQFNIILTGLLMLSAIYIYERKETQSAFAILIGVFVKIYGVVGLSAFFFVKNKTKFIISLIIISILFFVLPMLISSPKFGIQSYFDWYTSLSGKNLENQALGTRQDYSLMGVVRRILGDATISNLIFLIPGFVLFMLPYLRTKQFKFLPFQMMILASTLLFVVLFSSGSESPTYIIAVAGVMLWFLMQKKLSKIDISLLIFVMIFTCFAFSDLFPKFIKEDIFIKYSTKAIPCILIWFRVMYELLTKDFEKDYKLD; translated from the coding sequence GTGAAACAGAAGTTCTTGAAACTGATTTCAGATTACAGAATTATCTTTGTAATCTATATTATTGTTGCAGCGTTGACTGCGTACAGCAAATACAAAAGAGGAACTGGAGGTTATAATAACTATCTGATTTTCAAAAATGTATTTTACAATACGTTACAAGAAAGAAATATTTTCTCGCAATATCCTGACTTGTTTTTTGATAGCAATCATTACGGTGTATTTTTCAGTCTTTTGATTGCTCCTTTTGCTATGATGCCAGATGGTTTTGGTGCAGTTTTATGGAATGTTGCCGGAACTTTGGTTTTCCTGTATGCTATTTACAAACTTCCTTTTTCGGATAGAAAGAAATCGTTTTTTGCTTGGCTTTGTCTTCAGGAATTTATCACCGCGGCAACTTATTTTCAGTTTAATATTATTTTGACAGGATTATTGATGTTGTCAGCGATTTATATTTATGAAAGGAAAGAGACGCAATCAGCTTTCGCCATTCTTATTGGTGTTTTTGTGAAAATCTATGGAGTTGTGGGACTTTCCGCTTTTTTCTTTGTTAAAAACAAAACCAAATTCATTATTTCATTAATCATAATCTCAATTTTATTTTTTGTTTTGCCGATGTTGATTTCAAGTCCAAAATTTGGTATTCAATCCTACTTTGATTGGTACACTTCGTTATCTGGAAAAAATTTGGAAAATCAAGCTTTGGGAACACGTCAGGATTATTCATTAATGGGTGTTGTGAGAAGAATTTTAGGCGATGCTACTATTTCTAATCTTATCTTTTTGATTCCCGGATTTGTTTTGTTCATGTTACCTTATCTCAGAACTAAACAATTCAAATTTTTACCATTTCAAATGATGATTTTGGCTTCCACACTATTATTTGTCGTCCTTTTCAGCTCAGGTTCCGAGAGTCCAACTTATATCATTGCAGTTGCAGGTGTCATGCTTTGGTTTTTGATGCAGAAAAAATTATCAAAAATTGACATTAGCTTATTGATTTTTGTAATGATTTTCACTTGTTTTGCATTTTCGGATTTATTTCCAAAATTTATAAAAGAAGATATTTTTATCAAATATTCCACTAAGGCAATTCCTTGTATATTAATCTGGTTTAGAGTGATGTATGAATTGCTGACAAAGGATTTTGAAAAAGATTATAAATTGGACTGA